One window of Candidatus Cloacimonadota bacterium genomic DNA carries:
- a CDS encoding acyl-CoA carboxylase subunit beta, with translation METLKPLDKLRVRKQKAMLGGGEKRIAEQHEKGKLTARERIESLVDPDSFEEFDLFVRHQCTNFGMQDTVYDGDGVVTGSATINGRVVYLFAQDFTVFGGSLSKTYAEKICKIMDMALKNGCPLIGLNDSGGARIQEGVDALAGYAEIFWRNVMASGVIPQISAILGPCAGGAVYSPAITDFVVMEKNNSYMFVTGPKVVKTVLNETVSIEDLGGAKIHASKSGVAHFMTNSEEETLMLIKKLLSYLPANNMEDPPVYPSPDPLTRACPELEEVIPDNTNKPYDILDVIHPVLDDGEFLQVMGNFAQNIVVGFGRLNGYSVGVVANQPKVLAGVLDIDASIKAARFVRFCDSFNIPLVVFEDVPGFLPGTSQEHNGIIRNGAKLLYAFAEATVPKITVILRKAYGGAYCVMNSRHMRADLVYAWPSAEIAVMGPTSAVEVIFRKEAKDSDNPKQVLKDREEEYREAFSNPYRAAERGYVDDIIEPAQTRFRLIRALEMLANKKDSIPPRKHGNIPL, from the coding sequence ATGGAGACACTTAAACCCTTGGACAAGTTGAGGGTTCGCAAACAGAAGGCCATGCTCGGCGGCGGTGAAAAGCGTATTGCCGAGCAGCACGAGAAAGGCAAACTTACTGCCCGCGAACGCATTGAAAGTCTGGTAGATCCAGACAGCTTTGAAGAATTTGACCTCTTTGTGAGACATCAGTGCACAAACTTTGGCATGCAAGACACAGTATATGACGGCGATGGTGTGGTTACCGGCAGTGCGACTATCAATGGCCGCGTTGTCTATCTTTTTGCGCAGGATTTCACCGTCTTTGGCGGTTCGCTATCCAAAACTTATGCTGAAAAGATCTGTAAGATCATGGATATGGCGCTCAAAAACGGTTGTCCCTTGATCGGATTGAACGATTCGGGCGGCGCTCGCATCCAGGAAGGAGTTGATGCTCTGGCGGGTTATGCTGAGATCTTTTGGCGTAATGTGATGGCAAGCGGCGTGATTCCGCAGATTTCCGCCATATTGGGTCCCTGTGCTGGTGGCGCTGTTTATTCCCCTGCCATTACGGACTTTGTGGTGATGGAAAAGAACAACAGCTATATGTTCGTTACCGGTCCTAAAGTAGTAAAAACCGTACTCAACGAAACCGTGAGCATTGAAGATCTGGGCGGAGCCAAAATCCATGCCAGTAAAAGCGGTGTAGCGCATTTTATGACCAACAGCGAAGAGGAAACTCTGATGCTGATCAAGAAATTGCTATCCTATCTGCCGGCAAACAATATGGAAGACCCACCGGTCTATCCCAGCCCGGATCCCCTTACCAGAGCCTGTCCGGAGTTGGAAGAGGTAATCCCGGACAATACTAATAAGCCTTATGATATATTGGACGTGATTCACCCCGTCTTGGATGACGGCGAGTTTCTGCAGGTAATGGGTAATTTTGCCCAAAATATAGTTGTCGGTTTTGGCCGTCTTAATGGTTACAGCGTGGGAGTGGTGGCAAATCAACCCAAGGTATTGGCTGGAGTATTGGATATCGACGCTTCCATCAAGGCCGCTAGATTTGTGCGTTTCTGCGATTCCTTCAACATCCCATTGGTGGTGTTTGAAGATGTCCCCGGCTTCCTTCCGGGTACTTCTCAGGAGCACAATGGCATCATCCGCAATGGTGCTAAACTGCTTTATGCCTTTGCTGAAGCCACCGTACCCAAGATTACCGTGATCCTACGCAAAGCTTACGGTGGCGCATACTGCGTGATGAACAGCCGCCATATGCGTGCCGACCTGGTATATGCCTGGCCCAGTGCCGAGATTGCCGTGATGGGTCCCACGAGTGCAGTGGAAGTAATCTTCCGCAAAGAAGCAAAGGATAGTGATAATCCCAAGCAAGTGCTCAAAGATCGCGAAGAAGAATACCGCGAGGCATTCTCGAACCCATATCGTGCCGCCGAACGAGGCTATGTGGACGATATCATCGAACCAGCTCAGACCCGTTTCCGCTTGATCCGCGCCCTGGAAATGCTGGCAAACAAAAAGGATAGCATCCCACCGCGTAAGCACGGAAACATCCCTTTGTAG